The genomic region GCAGGAAGCCGACGAAGCGCAGGATGTTGGACTCGTCCAAGGGAGCGTCCACCTCGTCGAGAACGGCGATGGGCAGGCTCCCCTCCCCTACCTCGGCGAGCGCGAAGAGGAAGCCCAGGGCGCCCATCGTCTTCTCGCCGGTCGAGAGCAGCCGCAGGTCACGGGTGCGCTTGCCCTGCGGCTGAACCACGAGGTGCAGCCCCTCCTCGTCCAGTTTGACATCGGCCAGCCCCCCCAAGAGGGCGCGGCCGTAGTAGGCGAACCGCTCGCGAAAACGGACGAAGGCCTCCTGCAGCTGGCGGTCGTAGGCCTCGCGCAGCTCCTCGGTTTCGAGGGTGAGCCTCTGCGCCGCCTCCTCCGCCTCGGCGAGTGCGCGCTCCACCTCGCCCAGCTCCGCCTGCAGCTGCTCCAGGGCCTGGGCCGCCCGGTGGTTGACGGGCCCCAGGCCTTCGAGTTCCCGCTCGATCTCGCGCAAGCGCAGCTGCAGCTTGCGTACCGAGCCCTCGACGTGTTCGCCCGGGGGCAGCTCGGACCCCTCGCGCAGCACCTCTTCCAGCGTGGCTTCGCGGCGGGCGAGCAGCAGCCGCGCCTCTTCGGTCTCGCCGGCGACCGCGGCCAGCCGCTCGAGCCACGCCTGCTGCCGGGCCTTGGCCTCCCGGGCCTCCGCCTCGAGCGCGTTCACGCGGCCCCGAAGGTCTTCGAGGCCGAGCGCCTCCTGCTCGCGCGCCAGCTCGCCCAGGCGCACCTCGACCTCTCCCAGGCGCTCCTCCAAGCGGCCCCGCTCCCGGTCCAGCCCCTCCGCGCGCCCGCGCAGGGCGGCCAGACGCTCCTGCCGCTCCTCGTAGCGTTCCTGGGCCAGACGGTGGTTGACGACGGCACGGTCGTGCTCCTTCCAGGCCTCGAGCCGCTCCTCGAGCTCGGCCCGGCGTACGCCCAGGACTTCCAGGCGTCGCCGCGCGGCCTCCAGCGGCCCGGCGTCGGGCTCGGCGACGGGCTCGGGCGGTTCGGGCGGCGCGGCCGGCTCTGGAAGACGCTCGAGGGCGCGTGCCGCCGCATCGCGTTCGGCGTGCAGGCGGCGCAGGCGCTCGTCCAACCGGCCGAGTTCGAGGGCCGCCCGGGCGGCCTCGATCTCGGCGATGCGCGCCTCGCTGCGGCGCAGTTCGGCCTCGGCTTCGTCCCGCTCGCCCTTGATCCTGCGCAGGCGGCCGCGCAGCTCCAAGCGCGCGCCGCCGCCGCGCCCGGCCCGGCCCCCGCTGACCGAGCCCAGGGGTTCGACCACCTCGCCGGCCAGCGTAACCATGCGCACGCGCCGCTTCTCCCGCGCCAGCGCCAGCGCCACGTCAAGGTCTTCGACGACCAGGGTGTCCCCGAAAAGGGCGTCGGTCAGCTTGCGCTCACCGCGGATCGCGAAGAGTTCCCGGGCGGCCCCGACCACCCCTTCGCGCCCGAGCCAGGGGCCCAGGTCGCCGGTGCGGGGGCGGGCCAGGTCCCGCGCCAGCAGGGTGGCCCGCCCGCCCTCGCGCTTCAGGCGCGCCACGGCCTCTCGCAGGGAGCGCTCGTCCTCCATGAGCACCCACTGGATGCGGGCGCCCAGAGCGGCCTCGGCGGCGGCCTCCAGGCCCGGGGGGACCTCGAGCAGGTCGGCCACCACCCCGAGCATGCCTGCGGGGCGCCAGCGCGCGAGCCTGCGCGGCCCCTCGGCGAGATCGGAACCCCCGGCCACCAGTTTTTCCAGCCGATCGGCCTCGCGCCGGGCGGCCTCGAGCTCGGCCCGCAGGCGGCCCGCCCGTTCCTGCAGCTCGGCCAGCGCCGCCCGCAGCTCCGCGTCCTGGGCGGCGGCCTCGTCCCGCGCCGTCCGCGCCTCCTTCAGGTCGCGCTCGGCCTCCGCCAGCACCCGCTCCCAGCGCTCCCGCTCCTTCCGCGCGAGCGCGTGGGCGTCCCGCGCGGCTTCGTAGCGCGCCAGCACCTCGCGGTATTCCCGAAAAGCGCGCTGCTGCTGCGCGTAAGCCTGCTCCGCAGCCCGCACGGCCTCCTCGGCCCGGCGGACCTCGCGTGCCAGCTCCTCGTCTTCGGCGAGCAGGCGCTCCCGTTCCGCCTCGGGGCCGGGCGGCGTCGGGGGTTCGGGCGGCTTTAGCTGCGCCAGGCGCGCGGCCTCCTCGTCGAGGCGGCTTCGCTCGGCCGCCAGCCGCTCGAGGGTGCTGCGCAGCTGCAGGCGCTCGCGCTCGAGAAAGCCGCGTTCGCTTTCCAGGGCGGCGTGGCGCGCCTGCACCCGGGCGAAGGCCTCGCCGACGGCGGAGCGCTCGCGCTCGAGCGACTCGCCGCGCCCCTGGGCGGCCAGGCGCTCCTTCTCGGCTTCCACGCGCGCCTCCTCCAGCTCCTCGAGGCGCCGCTTCAGCCGCCCAATCTCCTCTTCGAGGGCGCGCCGTCGCGCCCGAAACAACCCGCGCTGCACCGCGAGCCGCTCCCGGGCCAGCGCCTCGGCGCGCCGCGCCTCCTCGGCTTCGGCGGTGAGCCGCGCCTTCTCGGCCAGCCGGCCCGCGTGCTGCTCGCGCAGCGTCTCCAGGTGCCGCGCCGCGCGCTCGAGCCGCTGCCGGGTCTCCCGCAGCGCCAGGGTCACGACCCTGAGGCCGGCGGCGTCTTCGAGCCGTTCGAGCAGGGCGTCGGGCGAAGACTCCAGGATGCCCGCGACCTCCCCCTGCCCGACCAGCGCATGTGCGTTTTTTCCCAGCCCCGTCCCGGCGAGCACGCGCTCGATCTGGCGAAAGGTGGCCCGCTTGCCGTTGAGCCGTACGTCCTGGTCGCCGGAGCGGTCGATGCGGCGGCTGACCACGTAGCGCTCGCGCCCGTCGCGGAGCACCAGCTCCACCTCGGCGAAGGGCATGGGCTTGCGGCCGTCGCCGCCGTGGAAGATCAGCGCCTCCGCCTCGCGCGCCCGCAGCGCCCGCGCCCGCGAGCCCATGACGAAGCGGATTGCCTCGACGACGTTGCTCTTGCCCGAGCCGTTGGGACCGATGACGCCCGAGATCCCGCGGTCGAAGTGGAGTTCCACGCGGTCGGCGAACGATTTGAATCCGTGCAGGGTCAGGCGTTCAATCTTCATCGTCGTGGGCGAGGTAGCGCTTCAGGGCCTCCCGCGACGAAGCCAGCGGGTAGCGCGCCTCGTTCGCTTCCAGCTTGCGCAGCATCGCGGCTTCGAGATCGATGCCAAGCTGGTCGGCCAGCTTGTACAAGAGTAACCCGGCGTCGGCCAGCTCTTCGGTCAGGTTGGGCGTTCCTTCCTTGTAGGCCGCCCGCCGCAGCAGCTCGCGGGCCACCTCGCCGAGCTCCTCCATCAGGTGCAGGTAGGTGTGCTCGGGGCGGACGCGCTCCCAGCCGCGGTCCGCATCGAAGCGGTGGACGCGCTCCTGAAGCCGGCTCACCGCGCTCTCCGGATCGGCTCGAGCAACGACAAATGCCCCAGAGTCGCCGCGGGCTGGCCGCGGTAGAGGAAGCGCACCTCCTCGACCGGCCCCTGGTCCAGCACCGTGTAGGCCATGCCGTAGACGAGCAGCGTCTCCCCGGTGGTGCCGTAGCCCAGGCGGCCGTACCGCTCCGGCAGGTCGACGTAGGCGGTGGTGCCGCGCACGAAGACGGTGGGCGCGGGGAAACCCGAGGGGACGATGGGGGCGGCGCCCTGGGTCGGACCGGCCACCAGCTCGTCGAGGGCGCGCTGGTAGGCGGACTCTCCGGGCGCGAGGGTGACCTTGCGTTTCTCGATCAGGAAGCCCGTAGCGTCGTTCTTGGCGAAGTAGAGGCGCAGTTCAACCTCGCGGGGGACCTCCGGCTCCACCTGCTCGGTGGGCAGGTTGACGACGCCGCTCTGCCGGGCGGGGCTGCTCGCCAGGTAGACGGCGACCCCTACGAGGAGCAGCAACAAGCCGAGCACGTTCCAAAGCGTCAGGTAGCGTTTCAAGGCTGGCCTCCCAGGAAGCGCGCCACCGCGCGGACGATGACCTGCGCGTAGGCGCTTTGCTGCGCCGCGTTGCCGAGGCGGGCGCGGTCGTTGGCGTCGGTGAGCGAACCCAGCTCTACGAGCAGCGCCGCGCCGGGCGCGTGCTCGAGGAGGTAGAGCGGCGTCTCGGCCCGCCGCGCGCTCAGACCGATGCGCCCGAACGCCTCTTCCACGGCGTCGCTGAGCGCCGCGACTTCACCGGAGGAGCGCGCGAAGCGGCGCAGTACCGGTTGGAAGCCGCCCCGGTCCAGCAGGGTCCGCGCCCGCGCAACGAAGACGGGGACGTCGGGGCGGCTGCCCGCGTAGCGGTAGAGCACGGGACCGGGCGGCACCGCCGGGCTGCCAGCGACGTGCAGGCTGATGAAGACGTCGGCCTTGGCCGCCCATTGCGCCCGGGTGTAGACGCTGGGGTTCTCGTCGCCGTCGCGGGTCAGCACGACGCGGTAACCAAGCCGCCGCAGGCGCTGCGCCGCCTCTCGGGCCACCTTCAGGACGATCGTCTTCTCGGCGAGGTTGCCGTAGCGCACCCCGTCGTCGCCGCCGCCGTGCCCGGGATCGAGCACCACCAGCGGGCGGCGGTCGGTGGCCGGTTGAGCCGGCGGCCCCACGTAGAGCCGCACCTCCGACGGGAAGTAGGCCACCTCCACCGGCCAGCCCTCGGACCCTTCCAGCACGAGGCGCGCGCCGTAGGGGCCGGGTTCGAAGCGGATGCGGCTGAGGTACAGCCCCTGCACCTCCCGTACCTGCTCCTCGGCGCGCAGTCCCAGCAGCCACCAGCTCCCCGCGCCCGCCGGCGCGGCGTTGAGGTCGCGGTCCAGCCTCAGCACCAGGACGTCGCGGCCGTTTTCGACGCGGTGGCTGAGGCCGCGCAACGAGGCTTCGGGCAGCAACACCCTCAGCGAGGTTTCGCTGCCGCTGTACAGCGCTCCCAGCGCCCGCGAGGTCGCGCGCAGCGGAATCAGGACCCGGTCGCCGTCGCGCAGCGCCGGCGGCTGCTCGGCGGTCACCAGCTTCTTGAGCGCCGTCTTG from Oceanithermus desulfurans harbors:
- a CDS encoding GerMN domain-containing protein; its protein translation is MKRYLTLWNVLGLLLLLVGVAVYLASSPARQSGVVNLPTEQVEPEVPREVELRLYFAKNDATGFLIEKRKVTLAPGESAYQRALDELVAGPTQGAAPIVPSGFPAPTVFVRGTTAYVDLPERYGRLGYGTTGETLLVYGMAYTVLDQGPVEEVRFLYRGQPAATLGHLSLLEPIRRAR
- a CDS encoding AAA family ATPase; this translates as MKIERLTLHGFKSFADRVELHFDRGISGVIGPNGSGKSNVVEAIRFVMGSRARALRAREAEALIFHGGDGRKPMPFAEVELVLRDGRERYVVSRRIDRSGDQDVRLNGKRATFRQIERVLAGTGLGKNAHALVGQGEVAGILESSPDALLERLEDAAGLRVVTLALRETRQRLERAARHLETLREQHAGRLAEKARLTAEAEEARRAEALARERLAVQRGLFRARRRALEEEIGRLKRRLEELEEARVEAEKERLAAQGRGESLERERSAVGEAFARVQARHAALESERGFLERERLQLRSTLERLAAERSRLDEEAARLAQLKPPEPPTPPGPEAERERLLAEDEELAREVRRAEEAVRAAEQAYAQQQRAFREYREVLARYEAARDAHALARKERERWERVLAEAERDLKEARTARDEAAAQDAELRAALAELQERAGRLRAELEAARREADRLEKLVAGGSDLAEGPRRLARWRPAGMLGVVADLLEVPPGLEAAAEAALGARIQWVLMEDERSLREAVARLKREGGRATLLARDLARPRTGDLGPWLGREGVVGAARELFAIRGERKLTDALFGDTLVVEDLDVALALAREKRRVRMVTLAGEVVEPLGSVSGGRAGRGGGARLELRGRLRRIKGERDEAEAELRRSEARIAEIEAARAALELGRLDERLRRLHAERDAAARALERLPEPAAPPEPPEPVAEPDAGPLEAARRRLEVLGVRRAELEERLEAWKEHDRAVVNHRLAQERYEERQERLAALRGRAEGLDRERGRLEERLGEVEVRLGELAREQEALGLEDLRGRVNALEAEAREAKARQQAWLERLAAVAGETEEARLLLARREATLEEVLREGSELPPGEHVEGSVRKLQLRLREIERELEGLGPVNHRAAQALEQLQAELGEVERALAEAEEAAQRLTLETEELREAYDRQLQEAFVRFRERFAYYGRALLGGLADVKLDEEGLHLVVQPQGKRTRDLRLLSTGEKTMGALGFLFALAEVGEGSLPIAVLDEVDAPLDESNILRFVGFLRDFARQRQFILVTHQKRTMEACDVLWGVTNRGGASLVYSLRREEAGS
- a CDS encoding MazG-like family protein, encoding MSRLQERVHRFDADRGWERVRPEHTYLHLMEELGEVARELLRRAAYKEGTPNLTEELADAGLLLYKLADQLGIDLEAAMLRKLEANEARYPLASSREALKRYLAHDDED
- a CDS encoding N-acetylmuramoyl-L-alanine amidase family protein codes for the protein MVLKRLALALALLLNAAFAQSEKPLLAGGTLLTAVYPGDFGVSYVEAQPFARALGLLYWQGQGQLILGLGPRRLRYVATPVPASKTALKKLVTAEQPPALRDGDRVLIPLRATSRALGALYSGSETSLRVLLPEASLRGLSHRVENGRDVLVLRLDRDLNAAPAGAGSWWLLGLRAEEQVREVQGLYLSRIRFEPGPYGARLVLEGSEGWPVEVAYFPSEVRLYVGPPAQPATDRRPLVVLDPGHGGGDDGVRYGNLAEKTIVLKVAREAAQRLRRLGYRVVLTRDGDENPSVYTRAQWAAKADVFISLHVAGSPAVPPGPVLYRYAGSRPDVPVFVARARTLLDRGGFQPVLRRFARSSGEVAALSDAVEEAFGRIGLSARRAETPLYLLEHAPGAALLVELGSLTDANDRARLGNAAQQSAYAQVIVRAVARFLGGQP